CTGGGGCGGCGAGCAGGCCTATTTTCTGCCCCGCGAAACCATTCGTAGTGCACAGGAACTGGGTATTAACCTGCTGCACTTCGCCTGGCAACGCCGCCTATGGGCTACCGACCAGCGGCTCCCGTTGGCACCGCCGCCCATCCTGGAGTCTATCTAAAACCGACTGGATCTATCGCGACCGATTTAGGCTGCGATCCTTCCTCCACCCCTCTTCTTTGAATTAATGTCCAAATTGCTCGCCACCCATCTCTCCACCTCAGTTGTGCATTTCAAACCGGGGCAAGTGCCGCCGACCTTTGATGTCAAGGTGAGCAACCACAGCGATGACTTTGCCACCTTTCAGCTGGAGGTGCTGGCGGCTGGGGTCGCCGCCGGGGCCGATACCCACTGGTACCGCCAGGCTCCCGACCTGTCCGCCAAAATTCCGCCGGGCGATCGCACGCAGTTTTCCATTGCGATTTTGGATGTGCCCCCAGTCCCAGGCGGTTTTGTGGGAGCAATGACCCTGACGGTGCGGGTGTTTTCTGTAGAGCTGCGGCAGGAAGACCGGCAGGTGCTCAATCTGGTAATCGAGGGCAGTGGCATTATGCCCCCGCGTCTGGAGTTGCTGCTGCTTACCCTGACGGCGCAACCTCTGCAGGCACTAGAAATTCCGGTGCGGCTCTACAACCCCAACCGGAGCCCCCTACGCGTTAGCCTGAGCCTTCAAGGGCTGCCCGTTGAGTGGCTGAGCGATGGCTATGAGCGCCGTTTGGAGGTACCTCCACTGGGCGAGACAGAGGCTGTCTTTCTAGGCCAGCTGGGGGCCCCGATCGCCACGCCCAGCCAGATTTATCCCTTTACCCTGGTGGCGCAGAGCGGTCACGGGGTTGGCACTCAGCTGCGAAGCCAGCTCACGGTGCTACCAACCGGGCATTTGGGTTTTGATTTGGTCACTCCGGTGGTCATGTATCCGCCGTCGCCAGTTACCCAGTTACCAGACCCGTTACCAGCGCCCCAGTCACCAGCGCTCACTGTGCCAGAGCCCACAATTCCTCTGCCGACCACCGCTCATATCACCCTCCAGTGGCGCAACCAGAGCAATCTACCCCAGGTCATTACGCCGGTAGTTCAGCGGGTCAGTGTCGAGTTTATGGGCGACGGCATTGAGGAAGTTGTGCCGATGCGATCGCGCGATCGCATTACCCTGCCCGAGCGGCCCTTAGACTTACCCATCGGCGCAGACTTGCCGATAGTGCTGCCCATTGCAGTACAGCGGGCCTGGCTGGGCTGGGTACGCACCCAACGCTTTCAAATCACAGCCCTGCGCGCCGATGAGCAAATTCCGCTTCAGCCTGAGCGGCACACGGTGATGGTTCGGGTGCGGCCCCGGGTGAGCATCTGGCTACAGCTAGCAGCAGTGGCCTTGCTGACCGGAATGGCGCTGCTGGGAGTGCTGAAGTCTGCCGGGCATCGCAGCACGGTCAATACCGTACGCTTCGATGGGCGAGCCTCGGAAGTGCTGAGCGCCTCGGAAGACCAGACCGTGCGCCGCTGGTCAATCAGTGGTCGGCGGCTGCGCCTGCTGCAACGGTCTGTGCAAGCTGATAAAGCGGTACGAGTGGCCCGCTATCGACCGGTGGGCAACGATGCCGTTGCCGTAGGCTACGAAAATGGTGCCGTTGAAATTATTAGTTTACGGGTGCGGCAGCCGCCGCTGGTCTTGCAACACCCCCTCGACGACCGGGTGTTTGACCTGCAGTTCGCCCCCGATGCCCAATCGCTATTCACGGCCTATGGCAGTGGCGAGGTGCGGCGCTGGGATTTGTCTGGCCTACCCAGCGGCGTACTGCAACCCGTTCAGACCGAAACCGTTGGGTTTGCGGTACAGGCCCTGGCCCTAGTCGGCACTCCGATGGCTCAGGTGGCCGTAGGCGGGCGCTTTAACCGTCTCACCCTGTGGAATTGGCAGCAGCAAACGCTGACCCAGATCCCCTACTCCTCTAAAGGCGGAGACCAGGACTATATCACCAGCCTGGCCACCACCGATCGGCTGCCTGAACGGCTGGCGGTAGCGGATAACCAAGGCCGCATTAGCCTATGGGATCTGCGCCCCTGCCTGACGGGAGGTGTTTGTCGCCCTCTGGACGACTGGCTCGATGGCCACGGTGGGCAGCCAGTGAAGGCGATCGCCCTCAGCGACGATGGCTGTTATCTGGTCAGCGGCGGCGACGATGGTCAGACGATGCTTTGGGAGCTGCGGGCCGATGGGGAGATGGTGCAGGGGCAAAAACTGGGGCGATCGCGCCAGGCGATTACAGCGGTGGATGTGACCCGGCGGGGCGATCGCCTGGCGGTGGTCAGCGGCGGTAACGACCACCGAGTGAGGCTCTATACCGTAGCTAAGCCCCTCTCCTGTCAGCCCTAAAGGCCTAATGTTCAGACTATAATGCCCCTCACCATGGAAAGGGTGTGATGACAAGTTCAGGGTTTAGCAGCGAATCAGCAGCAGACAGCCTCAGCATGGCCGATATGCTCGTCCTGCCGACCGAACAACGGCAGCTGATGGCCTGGCTCATGGGTCAGCAAGCCGCGACCCTAGCCGAGGTCGCTCGTCACCTGGGCTGCTCTGAGGCCGACGCTCAGGTGGTATTAGAGTCGCTACTAGAGCAGGGCCATGTGCAGATGATTGCACCAGCGCTCGGTTCAGGACCCGTGCAGTATCGGGCTCAGTTCAGCCAGCGCCAGCGCACTGACAACCTTGTCCTAGCCGACGCGCTGATGTCGGCCCCCCTGGCGGTTATGCTCAGTGGCTCGGGGGATGGCACCGTTGCCCCCGATGGCGCGCTGGACTTCAGCGTGACCATCACTAATAAAGGCGACGTCAGCGCCATCATCGATATCTTTTTAGACGATCTACCCGCCCCCCTTTACCGGTGGGTGTCATCGACCCAAAAGCGGTTAGCCCTGGGGCCAGCCCAGAGCGGCGAGGCGGTGTTTACCTTTCAAATACCAGCGGCGGCGATGCCAGGCCACTATACCTACACCCTGGCAGTCGATGCCCCCCAGCACTATCCCCACAATCCGCCCCTGCGCTTTGAGCAACGATTACAGGTGCTCCCCGCCGCCCAAGATATTGAGCAAGTCAACGATCCGACCTTTTTCCTGATACCGGCTACCCGCACCTCCAGCCCCGCAGCCCTAGCTCCAGGCTCTACCCTGGATGTGCAGGTGCTGGTCCATAACCGGGGGAATCGGGTCGATCGCTTTCGGCTACGCTGCATCGACTTGCCGCCCGCCTGGGTGACTATTGCTTACCCCCAAGGCTTTGAACAACCCGGTCTCTCCATTGTCGAGCAGTATTTAGACCTCAACCCCGGCGAGCAGGGCACGATTTTGCTACTGGTGGCGATACCGCCCAATACCCTGGCTGGGAGCTACGTGGGCACCCTGCAACTGCTATCAGAAAATCAGCCTGAGCTAACCCTGCTCGATCTGCTCTATCTCAACGTGTTGCCGGTTTATCAAGTCACCTTGAGTTTTCGCACCCTGGTCGGTCGGGTGCAAAATCAGCCGGGGGTGTTTATGGTGCAGGCCAGCAACCAGGGCAATACGGCGCGATCGCTACAGTTACAGGCCCTCCCACTCGATGGCGGCGACCTCTGCCGCTTTACCCTAGAGCCGCCGCAGCTGCACCTGGCCGCCTACCAAACCCAGACCGCTCGCCTGCTGGTGCAGCCCCACCCCCCGCGCAAGCGCCCCTGGGTCGGGGGTGGTCGGGTGCTCAATTTTGCCGTCGAGGCCCAAGATTTAGACCAGCATCCTCTGCCCGATTTCCCCATGCCGGGGTTTCTCCTGTGGGAGTCACGGCCCTGGTGGCAGCTTCTGCCCCTATTGCTGCTAGGGGTCGGTACCCTGGCGGTGCTTGTCTGGCTGCTGTGGTGGACGCTGATTCGTCGTCCGGTCGCGCCTCAGGT
Above is a genomic segment from Nodosilinea sp. E11 containing:
- a CDS encoding WD40 repeat domain-containing protein — encoded protein: MSKLLATHLSTSVVHFKPGQVPPTFDVKVSNHSDDFATFQLEVLAAGVAAGADTHWYRQAPDLSAKIPPGDRTQFSIAILDVPPVPGGFVGAMTLTVRVFSVELRQEDRQVLNLVIEGSGIMPPRLELLLLTLTAQPLQALEIPVRLYNPNRSPLRVSLSLQGLPVEWLSDGYERRLEVPPLGETEAVFLGQLGAPIATPSQIYPFTLVAQSGHGVGTQLRSQLTVLPTGHLGFDLVTPVVMYPPSPVTQLPDPLPAPQSPALTVPEPTIPLPTTAHITLQWRNQSNLPQVITPVVQRVSVEFMGDGIEEVVPMRSRDRITLPERPLDLPIGADLPIVLPIAVQRAWLGWVRTQRFQITALRADEQIPLQPERHTVMVRVRPRVSIWLQLAAVALLTGMALLGVLKSAGHRSTVNTVRFDGRASEVLSASEDQTVRRWSISGRRLRLLQRSVQADKAVRVARYRPVGNDAVAVGYENGAVEIISLRVRQPPLVLQHPLDDRVFDLQFAPDAQSLFTAYGSGEVRRWDLSGLPSGVLQPVQTETVGFAVQALALVGTPMAQVAVGGRFNRLTLWNWQQQTLTQIPYSSKGGDQDYITSLATTDRLPERLAVADNQGRISLWDLRPCLTGGVCRPLDDWLDGHGGQPVKAIALSDDGCYLVSGGDDGQTMLWELRADGEMVQGQKLGRSRQAITAVDVTRRGDRLAVVSGGNDHRVRLYTVAKPLSCQP